In Elusimicrobiota bacterium, the sequence ACGCCTCCGTCCACGAGGTAGCGGTGGCGGTACTCGACCGGGGCGAAGATCCCGGGAAGGTTCATGCTGGCCCGCACGGCCGCGGCGAGATCCCCTTCCCGGAGGATGATCCCCTCTCCGGAGTAAAGATCCATGGCCACGCAGGCGAAGGGCTTGGGAAGATCCTGGAAGCGGGTCTTGCCCAGCACCTCCTGGACCAGCTTCTCCGTTTTCTTGGAGGAGAGCAGTTTGTCGCTTAGAATGAGGGAGAGGAGCCGGAAAGTGTTGAGGTTGTTCCCAGAGTTGATTTTGAGGGAGTTGGCCACTTTCCAGATCGTGGCCATGGGCTTCTCGGCGGCGACCATGGCGCCTAGGACCGCGCCCATCGAGGTCCCGGCCACGGCATCCACCGGGAAATCCACCGAGTCGAGCACGGCCAGAACCCCAACGTGGGCCGTGGCGCGCAGGGAACCCGCGGAAAGGACGAGCCCGACCTTGGGCCGCCGCCCGGCGGGAAGGGCAGTGATCTCTCTCCAGAGATGATCGCGCAAAAGCGAGTCCTGGGAGAGGTCGGGAGCGGTCCGCCCGAGGGCCGGGAGGGCCATAAGCGCCAGGACGAAAGCCGCGTCCCGCGCCCTCACTGGGAGATTTCCCGCCCCACGGCGCGCGCGAGGCGCGCCTTGGCCAGGAT encodes:
- a CDS encoding patatin-like phospholipase family protein; amino-acid sequence: MRARDAAFVLALMALPALGRTAPDLSQDSLLRDHLWREITALPAGRRPKVGLVLSAGSLRATAHVGVLAVLDSVDFPVDAVAGTSMGAVLGAMVAAEKPMATIWKVANSLKINSGNNLNTFRLLSLILSDKLLSSKKTEKLVQEVLGKTRFQDLPKPFACVAMDLYSGEGIILREGDLAAAVRASMNLPGIFAPVEYRHRYLVDGGVVDYIPVDAAKLLGAQWVLASVTEPDYTHSKPENVLESLEQVINIRGSLLSREQRRQANFLIEPPVGDIGMYETSRTKEAIAKGIVAAKKRLNPAMEEYILFSMPSLLPEYIPPRPAKNL